ACCGTCCGCCGCGTTGCCGGCTGAGGCTGCCGAGGGCAGGCTCGACCTCGGCGCTCTCTTCACCGAGAGCGAAGTCCCCGAATTCCTCGCCGAGCTGGACGAGGGCCTGATCGGCCTCAAGCCCGTCAAGCGGCGCATCCGCGAGATCGCCGCCCACCTCGTCATCGGCCGGGCCCGCGAAAAGCTGGGCCTCACCTCCGGCGCGCCGACGCTGCACATGGCGTTCACCGGCAATCCCGGCACCGGCAAGACCACCGTCGCCCTCAAGATGGCGCAGATCCTCCACCGCCTCGGATATGTGCGGCGGGGTCATCTTGTCTCGGTGACGCGGGATGATCTTGTGGGTCAATATATCGGCCACACGGCACCGAAGACCAAAGAGATTCTTAAGAAGGCCATGGGCGGCGTCCTGTTCATAGACGAGGCTTATTATCTGTACCGGCCCGAGAACGAGCGGGATTACGGTCAGGAAGCCATCGAGATCCTGCTCCAGGTGATGGAAAACCAGCGGGACGATCTCGTGGTGATCCTCGCCGGCTACAAGGACCGCATGGACCGCTTCTTCGAGAGCAATCCCGGCTTCCGCTCCCGCATCGCCCACCACATCGACTTCCCGGACTACGAGGACGCCGAGCTGGTGGAGATCGCCAGGACCATGGCGGCCGACGCCGACTACATCTTCAGCCCGGAGGCCGAGGTCGCCATCGAGGAATATGTGGCCAAGCGCCGGCTTCAGCCGAACTTCGCCAACGCGCGCTCCATCCGCAACGCCCTGGACCGCATGCGCCTGCGCCAGTCCCTGCGCCTGTTCGAGACCGGCGGCCTCACCGACCGCGAGGCCCTCGCCACCATCACCGAGCGGGATGTCCGCGCCAGCCGGGTGTTTGCCGGCGGCATCGACGCCCCCGACTACAAGCCGCAGGCGGGCTGATCCGCCGAAGCCAAAGACGACCAAAGAACAAAACCTGTGACGGCCCGACGAACGGGCCGCGCGGAGGAGCCCTCAGGGAGACCTGCCATGTTGGAGCCGAACGCAGACCATCGGGCCGCAGCCGCACAGGCTGTTGCTGCCTCGCGCATCACGCTCACCGTCATGCTGGACGAGTGGGCGGGTGCGGATGCTCGCCGCCGTGCCATCGCGGATACCGTCTGCGCCCTTGCAACCGGCTGCGCGTCGCTGGCCGCCGCCATCGCCGAGGGGCCGCTCGCCGGCGATCTCGCCCGCACCCTCTCTTCCGGCGAGGCCGGCGAAGGCCAGAAGGCGCTCGACGTCATCTCCAACGACATCGTCATCGGCGCGCTTAAGGCGGCGCCGGTGGCGGCGGTGGCGTCCGAGGAGAATGACGCGCCGGTCCTGCTCGATCCTGCGGCGCCGCTCCTCGTTGCCATCGATCCGCTGGACGGCTCGTCCAACATCGACACCGACATCTCGGTGGGCACCATCTTCGCGGTCTTCCCGCGTCCCGAGGGCGCCGACGCGTCCGCCCCCTCGGCCTTCCTGCAGAACGGCCGGGACATGCTGGCCGCGGGCTACGTCATCTACGGCCCGCACACCGCGATGATGCTGACGCTGGGCGCCGGCACCTGGCATTTCGCCCTCGACCGCGCCGGTCTCTTCCGTCTGGTCGATGCCGAGGTGAAGGTGAAGGAGGGCGCGGCCGAGTTCGCCATCAACATGTCCAACTACCACCACTGGGACGCGCCGGTGCGCGACTATGTGGACGACTGCCTCGCCGGCAAGAAGGGCCCGCGGGAGCGCGACTTCAACATGCGCTGGGTGGCCTCCATGGTGGCGGACGCGCACCGCATCTTCCAGCGCGGCGGCATCTATCTTTATCCGGGCGACGGCCGGAAGGGCTACAGCCACGGCCGCCTGCGCCTGCTCTACGAGGCCTTCCCGGTGGCCTTCCTGATGGAACAGGCCGGCGGTTGCGCCACTGATGGCCGGGGCGCGATCCTCGACCTGACCGCCGACGCCCTGCACCAGCGCGTGCCGTTCATCTTCGGCTCGCGCGACGAGGTGGCCCGCGTCAGCCGCTATCACCTCGAGCCGAACGGCCACGGCGAGCGATCGCCGCTGTTCGCCCGGCGCGGACTGTTCATCTGACCCGCGCCCCCTGACCTTCGGAACTCGAGCATCCCATGTCCATCAAGCACCCCATCATCGTCGTCACCGGTTCGTCGGGCGCCGGAACGACCTCCGTCAAGCGGACCTTCGAGCAGATCTTC
The nucleotide sequence above comes from Xanthobacter flavus. Encoded proteins:
- a CDS encoding class 1 fructose-bisphosphatase — encoded protein: MLEPNADHRAAAAQAVAASRITLTVMLDEWAGADARRRAIADTVCALATGCASLAAAIAEGPLAGDLARTLSSGEAGEGQKALDVISNDIVIGALKAAPVAAVASEENDAPVLLDPAAPLLVAIDPLDGSSNIDTDISVGTIFAVFPRPEGADASAPSAFLQNGRDMLAAGYVIYGPHTAMMLTLGAGTWHFALDRAGLFRLVDAEVKVKEGAAEFAINMSNYHHWDAPVRDYVDDCLAGKKGPRERDFNMRWVASMVADAHRIFQRGGIYLYPGDGRKGYSHGRLRLLYEAFPVAFLMEQAGGCATDGRGAILDLTADALHQRVPFIFGSRDEVARVSRYHLEPNGHGERSPLFARRGLFI
- the cbbX gene encoding CbbX protein, which produces MLDVATSAPSAALPAEAAEGRLDLGALFTESEVPEFLAELDEGLIGLKPVKRRIREIAAHLVIGRAREKLGLTSGAPTLHMAFTGNPGTGKTTVALKMAQILHRLGYVRRGHLVSVTRDDLVGQYIGHTAPKTKEILKKAMGGVLFIDEAYYLYRPENERDYGQEAIEILLQVMENQRDDLVVILAGYKDRMDRFFESNPGFRSRIAHHIDFPDYEDAELVEIARTMAADADYIFSPEAEVAIEEYVAKRRLQPNFANARSIRNALDRMRLRQSLRLFETGGLTDREALATITERDVRASRVFAGGIDAPDYKPQAG